In Plutella xylostella chromosome 4, ilPluXylo3.1, whole genome shotgun sequence, a genomic segment contains:
- the LOC105385872 gene encoding uncharacterized protein LOC105385872 — translation MPCLAKFFVVGIVFSILRLTSVSTNAEIEPDDEVLHLIGEPDFRDVRLRWEYGADDEEEPRPLAFQVHYCELQAWGQYRCRTKVIDDVEEEKSVRTGTPSPTTTAATAGRSGRKYTARITGLRMATTYSFEVRAVKRGARDLADPQSIGSKIIIVPTKGFSARATQCLPHASEVEVSTGPFFGGRIAVEAADGGPERCSLQGNPNSAQDAYILRILHDECGSEVNDTTVATYVIVQENLPILTHSTRRFLVLCTYKPETLTVRAGINLPKSNPGDVLYNTKTSVGSVEPYDNDDFEYNELQPARLQAKKDEAGQTMYGEVSLVVFLVIAAFGGVALLVWKMVPQGDKDNVSIASISTLSRSSIFGSRNRDRFSDQSSVYSISLSETDEGCVKKPKESDNTSEA, via the exons AAGTGTTACACCTGATCGGGGAGCCGGATTTCCGTGACGTGCGGCTGCGATGGGAGTACGGCGCTGATGATGAGGAGGAACCGAGACCGCTGGCCTTCCAGGTGCACTACTGCGAGCTGCAGGCCTGGGGCCAGTACCGGTGCCGAACAAAG GTGATCGACGACGTGGAAGAGGAGAAGTCAGTGCGCACGGGCACTCCTTCACCCACTACCACCGCTGCTACCGCTGGGCGCAGCGGGCGCAAGTACACGGCGCGGATCACCGGCCTGCGCATGGCTACCACCTACTCCTTCGAGGTGCGCGCGGTGAAGAGAGGGGCGAGGGACCTGGCTGACCCGCAGTCTATAGGGTCCAAGATCATCATTGTGCCTACTAAAGGAT TCTCAGCGCGCGCGACCCAGTGCCTGCCGCACGCCAGCGAGGTGGAAGTGTCGACAGGGCCCTTCTTCGGCGGCCGCATAGCGGTGGAGGCGGCCGACGGAGGCCCAGAACGGTGCTCGCTCCAGGGGAACCCCAACAGCGCACAAGACGCCTACATACTGAGGATATTACACGATGAGTGCGGCTCGGAAGTTAATGATACCACTGTGGCTACCTACGTCATTGTGCAAGAGAATTTGCCTATCTTGACGCATAGTACTAGACG TTTCCTTGTCCTCTGCACCTACAAGCCCGAGACGCTGACAGTCCGCGCCGGCATCAACCTGCCCAAGTCAAACCCTGGCGATGTCCTCTACAACACTAAGACTAGTGTTGGATCGGTGGAGCCCTACGACAACGACGACTTCGAATACAATGAACTGCAACCAGCCAGGCTGCAGGCCAAGAAGGATGAAGCTGGACAAA CTATGTACGGAGAGGTGTCGCTGGTGGTGTTTCTGGTGATCGCGGCGTTCGGGGGCGTGGCCCTGCTCGTGTGGAAGATGGTCCCTCAGGGCGACAAGGACAACGTCTCCATAGCCAGCATTTCTACTTTATCCCGAAGCAGTATATTTGGATCGCGGAATAGAGACAGATTTTCTGATCAAAGCTCCGTTTATTCCATCTCCCTGTCCGAGACTGATGAAGGATGCGTGAAGAAGCCCAAAGAGAGTGACAACACGTCTGAGGCTTAA
- the LOC105385907 gene encoding transport and Golgi organization protein 6 homolog: MNENDTKEIFARLETLTSEDGHNELGALLKQLSLYHNGQCESPEGNKRKDFLDKIIKEIDNLASRITDDHTILVSVKNQKVLRTCFQLITSIGIAPCLIPGVGISLSKRCISAIFLPPATLSDEDKYELLVGCTDFFTRSYKIPVLKNIILTLHLSDYLASLIQLSFAPLKKPGIYENYTMSQERYAQLSVDRQKFVQTYNYLVTNCFQPILMKELLILQSVTNPSPPAFVKRIVSKEMNNRLLSPGGLLSLIRCFIESYNIDMGYEWKKIDMICKIVSCKHGSGSENDYLHNICCQLTQILCLNNTHYLTTAVACALSLSERYPQSAAVKQLMDEVFQAFDYNHLISKSDLPGTIILSSQEIEHNVNILHACMGTMKLNWPIELIMSKLYILFQLGVNATRSQELKIKIKHIILKCLSVCTKEQVLEQTKLFLFGLENNQKEKLLIEEFDAGLIIKYVKDVIEYPRNEALIYYLELFNSSTDNCFIESAFEAALNILVDISKKRGTRCNDDLLTLEDNPEIFDHSDQQYAIILQLLTEISASPKVMASLKKDVSPVMGFVEYFLVHNKASGNEECITIALVLLNTFLTATNSAKEFEKKITNLLPVLQKMSQDTSNLNHILCKEALSYMSSELPAKNTAFERAVSDVFDGLLPVRAHGIIELTRLIESRDPEALSKKHYIFCIFQDQLKDPDSYIYLSAINGISVLGSHCTEDVLHVLCKEFLQVTSPQNGPESEDSLNKVAELRMKVGDIVVKVTKRLGEMAVVHKALLLNTMLCACRDDDPLVRTSALSNLAEIALVLNYKIGTIIYEVLLCIWSILETDKAIECRRAAVMVIASLLKGLGKDTLTELKENLLPVYRTLKNLYNDPSEDSILRLHAQLALEELNDIVRNFLMPELKREKHFTIVDTPEDVIFK; this comes from the exons ATGAATGAAAACGATACAAAAGAAATATTTGCGAGATTGGAGACCTTAACTTCAgaag ACGGTCACAATGAGCTGGGTGCTCTCCTGAAACAATTATCACTTTATCACAATGGTCAGTGTGAATCACCAGAAGGAAACAAAAGGAAAGATTTTTTGGACAAAATTATAAAGGAAATAGACAACTTGGCAAGCAGAATAACTGATGATCACACTATACTTGTTAgtgtcaaaaatcaaaaagttCTACGAACATGTTTCCAACTAATAACATCAATCGGTATTGCACCTTGCCTGATTCCTGGTGTGGGCATATCCCTATCCAAAAGATGTATATCTGCAATATTTCTACCACCAGCAACACTAAGTGATGAAGATAAATATGAACTACTGGTTGGCTGCACAGATTTCTTCACAAGATCATACAAAATTCCTGtcctaaaaaatataatactaacATTACATCTTTCAGACTATTTGGCATCACTAATTCAGTTGTCTTTTGCCCCTCTTAAGAAACCAGGGATATATGAAAACTACACCATGTCTCAAGAAAGATATGCCCAGCTGAGTGTGGATAGACAAAAGTTTGTTCAAACCTACAACTACTTGGTTACTAATTGCTTTCAACCAATACTAATGAAAGAGCTCCTGATTCTACAGTCAGTGACCAATCCGTCGCCTCCAGCATTTGTCAAAAGGATTGTATCTAAAGAGATGAACAACCGCCTCCTGTCTCCCGGGGGCTTACTGAGTCTCATTCGCTGCTTCATAGAGTCTTACAACATAGACATGGGGTATGAGTGGAAGAAGATAGATATGATATGCAAGATAGTGAGTTGCAAACATGGAAGTGGCTCGGAGAATGATTACCTCCACAATATTTGCTGTCAGCTGACCCAAATACTCTGCTTGAATAATACTCATTACCTGACAACAGCTGTTGCCTGTGCTCTGAGCCTTAGTGAGAGGTACCCGCAGTCTGCTGCAGTGAAACAATTGATGGATGAAGTGTTTCAGGCATTTGACTACAACCATTTAATATCCAAGTCAGATTTACCAGGaactataattttatcatcTCAAGAGATTGAAcacaatgtaaatattttgcatGCCTGCATGGGCACTATGAAACTCAATTGGCCTATTGAACTCATAATGAGCAAGTTATACATTCTCTTCCAACTTGGTGTGAATGCCACCAGGAGTCAAGagcttaaaattaaaataaaacacatcattttgaaatgtttatcAGTGTGCACCAAAGAGCAAGTTTTGGAACAAActaaactgtttttatttggACTCGAGAATAACCAAAAGGAAAAGCTACTGATTGAAGAATTTGATGCGGGCctgataataaaatatgttaaggATGTTATTGAATATCCAAGGAATGAAGCtctgatttattatttagagTTGTTTAATAGCTCTACAGATAATTGTTTTATAGAATCAGCATTTGAAGCTGCTTTGAATATTTTAGTAGACATATCTAAAAAACGAGGAACAAGATGTAATGATGATCTCCTCACTCTAGAAGATAATCCAGAGATATTTGATCATTCAGACCAACAATATGCAATCATTCTACAACTGCTTACTGAAATATCAGCTTCACCAAAAGTTATGGCATCTCTGAAAAAAGATGTATCCCCTGTTATGGGATTTGTAGAATATTTTCTAGTACATAACAAAGCTAGTGGAAATGAGGAGTGCATTACAATAGCTTTGGTGCTCCTCAATACCTTTTTGACTGCCACAAACAGTGCCAAGGAATTCgaaaagaaaattacaaatttGTTGCCAGTTTTACAAAAGATGTCCCAGGATACATCCAATTTAAACCATATTCTGTGTAAGGAAGCACTGTCTTACATGTCTTCTGAGCTACCGGCCAAAAACACGGCATTCGAGAGAGCCGTGTCGGATGTGTTTGATGGGCTTTTGCCAGTGAGGGCTCATGGCATTATAGAGCTCACTAGACTGATAGAGAGCAGAGATCCAGAAGCCCTCTCCAAGAAGcattatatattttgcatCTTCCAG GACCAACTGAAAGACCCAGATTCCTACATATACCTGTCAGCGATCAACGGTATATCAGTGCTGGGCAGCCACTGCACAGAAGACGTGCTGCATGTGCTATGCAAGGAGTTCCTTCAGGTCACGTCGCCACAGAACGGCCCGGAATCTGAGGACAGTCTCAACAAAGTGGCGGAACTTCGGATGAAAGTGGGAGACATTGTTGTCAAAGTTACAAAAAGATTAG GTGAAATGGCAGTAGTCCACAAGGCGCTACTGCTGAATACGATGCTCTGTGCCTGCCGCGATGACGACCCGCTCGTCAGGACCTCAGCTCTCTCCAACCTGGCCGAGATAGCCCTCGTGTTGAACTATAAGATTGGGACTATTATTTATGAG GTCCTGTTATGTATTTGGAGCATATTGGAGACAGACAAAGCCATAGAGTGCCGTCGCGCCGCCGTCATGGTCATCGCTAGTCTACTCAAAGGCCTAGGAAAAGACACACTTACGGAACTCAAAGAGAACTTGCTTCCAGTCTACAGAACCCTCAAGAACCTCTACAACGATCCAAGCGAAGACTCGATCCTGAGACTTCACGCTCAACTAGCTTTAGAAGAGTTAAACGATATAGTGAGAAACTTTTTGATGCCAGAATTGAAAAGggaaaaacattttactatAGTAGACACCCCTGAGGAtgtcattttcaaataa
- the LOC105385873 gene encoding NEDD8 has product MLIKVKTLTGKEIEIDIEPTDKVERIKERVEEKEGIPPQQQRLIFSGKQMNDEKTAQDYKVQGGSVLHLVLALRGGE; this is encoded by the exons ATGCTGATTAAAGTGAAG ACTCTCACTGGCAAGGAGATCGAGATTGACATCGAGCCCACCGATAAAGTCGAGAGAATCAAAGAAAGAGTGGAAGAAAAAGAAGGCATTCCACCTCAACAGCAGCGTTTGATTTTTTCAGGAAAACAGAT gAATGATGAAAAGACAGCTCAGGACTACAAAGTGCAAGGTGGGTCTGTTCTGCATTTGGTGTTAGCTCTTCGGGGTGGAGAATGA